A part of Citrifermentans bremense genomic DNA contains:
- a CDS encoding helix-turn-helix transcriptional regulator — protein MMEANDRSDKLSAASVAIDGTRIRTVREAKRLTQLYVASVVGVTTDTISRWENNRYPSIKRENAQKLADALEVPLDDILRQEPPAPEGEADADLTPPSPRRKKLLVLFGLFTLLLLLAVVILSRPPSSAPIAVRWLPRYAAPGEIIPVQIKVTRLPSKPFGFILKEKLPDGMRLVSSVPPSSAAEPARSSLKWLVPSGGNPVVISYSVRTPAPFAQGKEVKVKGEIVLHGEDANRTEEVGGGSDVRIGPYHWADANGDGRIDDDEIMPAYYICDEMKGLGLDWKTIEAIWSGKGYRWDPKNGYTVLK, from the coding sequence ATGATGGAAGCAAACGACAGATCCGACAAGTTGTCCGCTGCGAGCGTTGCCATAGACGGTACGCGGATACGGACGGTCCGCGAGGCGAAAAGGCTGACCCAGCTCTACGTCGCCAGCGTGGTCGGAGTCACCACCGACACCATCTCGCGCTGGGAAAACAACCGCTATCCCTCGATCAAGCGGGAGAACGCCCAAAAGCTCGCCGACGCCCTCGAGGTCCCGCTCGACGATATCCTGCGCCAGGAACCGCCAGCCCCTGAGGGTGAGGCTGACGCCGATTTGACTCCGCCTTCCCCGCGCCGAAAGAAGCTCCTTGTCCTCTTCGGTCTTTTCACGCTTCTGCTCCTTCTGGCGGTGGTAATCCTCAGCCGCCCCCCCTCTTCCGCCCCCATTGCCGTCCGCTGGCTGCCGCGCTATGCAGCGCCAGGCGAGATCATCCCGGTGCAGATCAAGGTTACCCGGCTCCCCAGCAAGCCCTTCGGATTCATCCTCAAGGAGAAGCTCCCCGACGGGATGCGGCTCGTAAGCTCCGTTCCCCCAAGTTCAGCCGCCGAACCGGCCCGGTCCAGCCTCAAGTGGCTCGTTCCCAGCGGGGGGAATCCCGTGGTCATCTCGTACTCGGTGCGCACCCCCGCCCCCTTCGCGCAAGGCAAGGAAGTCAAGGTAAAGGGAGAGATCGTGCTGCACGGGGAGGACGCGAACCGTACCGAGGAGGTGGGGGGCGGAAGCGATGTCCGCATCGGCCCCTACCACTGGGCCGACGCCAACGGCGACGGGCGGATCGACGACGACGAGATCATGCCGGCCTACTACATCTGCGATGAGATGAAGGGGCTGGGACTGGACTGGAAGACCATCGAGGCGATCTGGAGCGGCAAGGGGTACCGCTGGGATCCCAAGAACGGTTACACCGTCCTGAAATAA
- a CDS encoding type 1 glutamine amidotransferase domain-containing protein has product MKALILSADNFEDTELLVPLYRLREAGYTVDVASEKAGSIHGKHGYQVPVNKLFSEVTPADYAVLVLPGGKAPAAIRNSPAVQEIARAFMSASKPVAAICHGPQILISAGLLKGRKATCYETVAPEMRDAQAQYQDVEVIVDGNLVTSRKPDDLPAFCRELVRMIKAAA; this is encoded by the coding sequence ATGAAAGCCCTGATCTTAAGCGCCGACAACTTCGAAGATACCGAACTGCTTGTTCCTCTTTACAGGTTGCGCGAGGCCGGCTATACGGTCGACGTGGCATCGGAAAAAGCCGGTTCCATACACGGCAAGCACGGCTACCAAGTGCCGGTGAACAAGCTTTTCAGCGAGGTGACGCCAGCCGATTACGCGGTCCTGGTCCTGCCTGGCGGCAAGGCGCCTGCAGCGATCCGCAACAGCCCCGCCGTCCAAGAGATCGCCCGCGCTTTCATGTCGGCGTCGAAACCGGTGGCCGCGATCTGCCACGGCCCGCAGATCCTTATTTCAGCCGGGCTGCTCAAGGGACGCAAGGCGACCTGTTACGAGACGGTGGCCCCGGAGATGCGCGACGCGCAGGCGCAGTACCAGGATGTCGAGGTGATAGTTGACGGCAACCTGGTCACCTCGAGGAAACCCGACGACCTCCCCGCTTTCTGTCGGGAGCTGGTGCGGATGATCAAGGCGGCTGCATAA